The genomic stretch CTTCTTCCTTTATAAAAAAACTCGATAGGCATCGGAGCAGCTGAATAGAACTTTGGTGCTGACCAAGCTACATTCCATTCAAATTTATCCTTAGGCTGACAACTCTCAAGCAATAGGATAATTACAGGTAATAATCGTACAGTTTTTATTTTTCTCATATATTTTTAACTAAGGATACCATTTTTCTCTTTCATAATAGATATTCCCGTCTTTATCTACTTTAGGCGCTATCGGCTGATTGACAAAGCCTACACTTTCCAGAAGATGATGATCCCCTGTTTTTACACCTATTGCAGCAAGTCCTCCAAAGTTAGCAGAAAGATGAATATAATGGTTACAGATATGCTGATATATTTCTGAAGATATTGTATAATTTCCAATTCCTTCTTTTTTACTTTCTTCCAACATCAGATCCATATACTGCTTCAAAACTTTATATTTATCCGTATCTGGAATCTCATGTTCAAATTCATGAGGAACAAAACCTTTTTGATTTATTGCTTCCTTATAATCTTTATAAAAAGGTACTTTATTATCTATTCCTTTCTGCAACATCATATACATGGCCACTAAACTGTATTTATTAGAAATATACCGGGAATCTTCCAGAATATAATGGTCTGATTCTTTGGTTTGAAATATTTGGTAATAGGGATTTTCGGAATCTGTTTTTTCTTTATCTGAAAAATCAGGTTCTGCCTTAACCTCTCGTGTATTAGCTCCTGATCCGGTTATTGTTGTTTCTTTTACATGATCATAGGTATTTTTAAATACAATTTCTTTTTCTGTAGAAATGCGCTGATTGATATAAAATTGTCTTATTTTTTCTTTTTCCTTAAGCATTTTATCATCTCCTACTTTCACATCAAAATAATCCAAAACAGCAGTATATTTATCCAGATGGGCATAACCACCTCCTATATCTGAGTGGGCGCCCAGCATCGATATCGTATAACCTTCTTCTGTGGGAGTTAATGCAAAATTTTTCCGCCATTCATTATGAGCGGTAATATGAAAAATCTTTTTGATCCCCAATCCGGATACTTTCGTTTTAATGTCCTGAAGCGAAGCCTGCCCTAAGAAAGCTGCAATACTGTAAGGAACAGTTAAAGGATTTGTAATAAGGGCTCCTGCTACTTTATACCCTATATTTTCTTTCACAAACATATCAGAAACCACCGTATCAAATACCCCCAGAAAACGGATTTCTATGGTAAAAGTATCTCCAACAGGTTGATATCCTGCTTTTGCCAATCTTTTTCCAAAGAGCCCTCCTGCATGTACAGAGACATAAGATACCTTGAGACGTCCCATTTTAGTATCCATTTCATCCCGCATCACCGTATCATATTTTACCGATTTTTTTACTTCATTACAAAAATGTCTTGCGGCTGCAGCTCCCCGGCTGAATCCGAATACATCAAATACAATCTTATTGATCTTCTTACCTTTAGGAATATTACTAAATTCATTGGCTATAACATTTTTAATTCCTTCCTCTACTCTTCCAATTATCCCCCAGTCTCCTCTTCCCGCACAAGAACCTGCAATATTATCTTCTTTATCCTGTTTCGTTCCTATTCCTTCTACATATTGTTTTAAAATAGCATAGTTTCCATATTCCGGATGAGCATCTTCACTTCCTTTTGCATCTTCACTCGGATTCTTTTTCTCTTTATAAAGGTCAAACAGTTTGGCAACGTTGGAATAGGGATTCCAATAGCTATCACGGTCTGAGATTTTAATCTTTTTTTGTTTTCCGGTTTTGGGATCTTTGATGGTTTCGTAATATTCCTGGGGAACGGTATCATTTTTATAATAGGTTTCCCCGGAGTTGATCTTACTGTAATAGGTTTTATCTGAATTATACCTGTTATTTCCGGTGCCATCAAAAAACATCCCGATAAAAACATTTACAGAATCTTTAGGCTGATATGCCGGAGCTTTTTCCACATTGGGGCCATGATGAATATCTTTATCTGCATTCAGGTTATTCAAACCTAATGCGTTAATATTGGTATTTCCTTCAGAGTACAGGTTATACCCTTTTTCGGTGACTTTCGTATATTTCCCGTTGACAATTCTTGTTCTGCTCATAGGAAAAATATTAGTGATTATGACCTTTTTCGCCACTGTTCATATAGATCGAACTTTTCGTATGGCTTGTAAAGTTTTCTTCGGTAGTGAAATTCATTTCTTTTCTTGAAATTTCATTACGTTCCTGTTTTACTTCACTGTGCACGTCTCCTTCTATAAACTCAGTGAGTTTTCCTGTGATGAAAACCTGAGAATCTCCTATCACGGAAGAGGTTTTTATCATTCCCACACTTTCACTATGATTCATCGTCACGGTATCTGTTTTATTCATTCCAACACTGGTAGACATATTTTGTCCAACGTTGATATTGAGGTTTCCGCCTGCATTAAAGTTGATGTCATTAGGCGCAGATACTGTGATGTTTCCTTTGCCATCCATGAAATAATTGTTGCCACTTGGGTCTACAATATTTACGCTTCCTTCAGCATCATTCATCAGAATACGGATACCGCTTCTGGTCTGAATAGATTTTAAATGGTTATTCACGCCGCCGCCAAGCGCAACCCCGCCATGGAACATTCCGCCCATCACGAAAGGACGGTCCGGATGGTTATGTACAAATCCCACCATTACCTGGTCTCCCATTTCCGGAATGGCTACATAGCCTCTGTTTTGAGTAATCTGATCTGTTCCTCCTGCATCCGGGCTCATTACCCTGATAAAATCTGTAGTTTCATTAAGCTGCCACAGGAATTTTACTTTTACTCGTCCCTGTCCTAAAGGATCTTCGTTGGAAATTACTACCGCTGGCTGTGTTTCTGCAAAAGGGGTTGTAAATTCTGGTTTCGGGATGAATCCTGTATCAGAAGCAATGGCTTCAAAGCTTCCTTTATAATGTCCTAAGGTATCAATCTCATGGGTTACCTCTGTCATCATCAATTTTGTGAAATATCCGGTTTTGCTTGAATCCGGTTTTCTCAGATAAAGATCTGCAGTACAGCCAGGATATAAAAACGGCATTGTGGTATCACCGGATACTACAAATACATCTACTCCTTTACTGCCCCATGCTCCCGTTTGGGAATTCACCACATCCATATCAGTGGCAGCTCTGATAGGAGCCGACTGAAGTGAAGGGGTTTTAAAAATACCTTCGTTATTTGAATAAGCAGTTTTGGCAAGACTTCCCATGTGTTTTAACGGAGTTTCCCCTGATGTTAACATAGCATTCTTACTGCTGTTGTACCCATAATAACTGGGTTGGGTATGGTGTGCCCTAAGTTCGGTATGAATATTTGAGGCGTTACTTCCGCTTATCAGCTCAAGAGGTGCAGCCGGAGCCGGCATATTTCCGAAATGCAGTACTTCCCCATCATAGAAAAACTGTTCACCATAAGCTTCTGCCAGTCTGCATAAGTAATTATAATGGGTTTCGTTGTACTGGGAACTGTAGACAATTTGTGATGAGGCTTTGGCATTTACCCTGAAATCATACCAAAACGGATCTATTCCCTGTTTAATAACCTCATCAGCTATAATTCCTGTATTCACCGGTTGTGATCCGCCAAAACTCTGAGTATGCGGAGATCCGTCTAAAAGAATGGTTGGGCTGAAACCTTTTAAAACAATATTTCCCAAACTGTGAGCTTCCTGGCTGAAACCTACTTTGGTAATGATTCCTACGAAAACTCTTTCAGGGCTGTTTTTAGTTTCGAAATCTTTGTAAGCAATTTTGATGGTAAGACGTTTTCCTAAAAAAGCATTGGCCTGTTCCAACTGATGTCCCTGTTTTTCAGATAAGGCATCATGAGCCAGCGTTAACTCAAATTCGTGATGGGTTACAGCGCTTTGTTTTAATTTAAAATGTTTAAAACTGGAAATGATTTCGCCATTGATTACTGCAGAAAGCTTGACGATGCGGTTGATTCCTGCTGTATTATTTTCTTTCACTGCCTGAGCGTTATCAGGCGCACGGTATCCATCAGTAAAGGATACACGTTCTGAAGTCGTGTTTTTTTTCATGTTGTGTTTTTTGTGTTAATCAGGATCTAATTATCACAAATATAGGAAATATTTTAAAATTAAATATTGGTAAGTTTTCAGAAGTTACTCAATACCTGAATACTTGGTATATCTTTTGAATTAAAAAAACAATACTTTATCCTGATGCGACTCTTCTTTTTATATGTCATTTTTCTTGTATGTTTTACTGCTTGCAGCCAAACTCAATCTCCATCCGATGAAAAAAAACTGATTACTGAAAAAGTAAATCAGCTTTACATTCAATATGGAAAATCTAATGAAGCAGTGTATAATAAACCCATAGCTGATAATTTATTTTCCCCGGAATTGAAAAAAACTGTAGAAACGGAAATCAAAACATCAAAGGCTGATATTGAGAAAGTAAAAAACAGTGATTATCCGGATGAAAAGCCTTTGATCTTTGAAGGGGCGATCTTTTCAAGTTTATATGAAGGATATAACGGCTACTCCATCAAAAGTATTCATCTACATGATAAAACAGCAGAGGCACTTGTGCAGTTTGAATATAATATGGTTTCTCCAAAAGTATTATGGACTGATAAAGTACAGTTGATTAATTCTGACAAAGGATGGACAATTGATAATATTGTGTTTGATTCTATAGGAAGCTCTAAGGACCTTAAAACAAGTCTGACAGACTTTATACAATATTCTAAACAATAAAAAAGCCGCTTCAAAAAGCGGCTTGATTTTTTATGGACACTGAACGATTGGAATTTCGCTGCAAAATACTTTGTTTGCCCATTCGCAATATGTACAATATTGTTTTGGTTCTCCGCCGTACACTGACTTTAAATCTCCTTTGGTCAGTTTCTTTAAATTTTTCATATAGTTCTAATTTTATGGTTTTGTAAAATTAAAACGAATATTATTATACATTATTACAATTTAACACTATATATTTTCATTATTCACACTTTTTATAGCAAAAAAAGCGATCTAAAAACAGTATTGCTTATCATTTTTAAGACGTACGTATATTGATGCTCAAAGCCTTACTGCCTGTTTGCTTCATTTCAAATCCTTTGAATTTTTAAAAAGTTTGAAAACACCGATGATTAAAGACACGGCAAGCCAAGAAGATCCATTTCTGAACTCCAAAGCAAGCTCACCTTTCCTTTGGGGTCTAATTCAAAAACAGCCCTTTCCGGGAATTGGCAATGAGACCCAGATTTTTTATTATGCCATTTGAAATCATCATAATAGGTGAAATACAGATTTTTGTAATTTCCATAAACAACCGGATTGTAGTTTCCAAATCCGTAATTGTTTTCTGTACTTTCTTTCGCTGCGAACTTTTTGATAGACTTATTGATCTCTGAATAACTATTCTCATATTTCAGTGGGATCTCTTTTTCCGAAGCAATCAATGGGTTTCCAACTCTATTTTTATCAATATTCAGGATGTAAGCAATATAATCGTTTCCGCATTCTGTAGACTGAAAAACCACCCGTTTTATTGTACATTTCTGGAAAGATTTTGTACCGTATACGAAATAAGAATCTTTCATCTCTTTTTTAAAAACTTCTTCAAACCTTTTATTGTAATACAACGGGCCTACAGATATCGTATCATAATATTTATAATCCTTCATATTCCTGCCATATATCCAGGGAATAGAGTCTTTGACTAGAAAATTTTCATACTTTTTCGATAATGGATCATCAGCATCACCAAACTGAACGGGAATACAGATTGCTATATCTTTACTGGTAAGCTGATATACTCCGAAAACAGTGTTTTTATCTAATTCAAAGTCTGGTTCAACTGCTATAGCACTATCCTTTTTTTGAACTGTTGTTTCTTTAGTTACAGGTATTTCTTTTTCTTTTTTGCAGGATAAAAGAAGTGGAAACAATGTCAGGACAATATATTTTTTCATGATTGAATAGCTTGGATTTGAGGGATAAAAATAAAAAAAGAATCTGCTTTCACAAATTCTTCTGTATGGTTAGTTAATATATTCTTATTCCAATTCCCTCTTCAGGAATTTCCCTGTCAAGCTTTTCTTAGACTTTACAATTTCTTCAGGAGTTCCCTGCGCTACGATCTGCCCACCATGTTTTCCGCCTTCCGGTCCTACATCAATGATATGGTCTGCCAGTTTAATTACATCCATATTATGTTCAATAATAATGAAAGAGTTTCCTAGTTCTACCAACTGATTGATAGCATCCATCAGGATCTTCACATCCTCGAAGTGTAATCCTGTGGTAGGTTCATCAAGGATATAAAGGGTATTTCCGGTTTGTCTTTTGGCCAGTTCGGTAGCTAGCTTAATACGCTGCGCCTCTCCTCCTGAAAGTGTTGTGGATTGTTGCCCCAATGTAATATACCCCAAACCTACATCCTGTAATGTTTTTACTTTCGCAAAGATCTTTGGAATGGGCTGGAAAAAATCTACCGCTTCATCAATGGTCATATCCAATACATCAGAAATAGATTTTCCTTTGTAACGAACTTCAAGGGTTTCTCTGTTGAAACGTTTTCCGTTGCAGGTCTCGCAGTGAACATATACATCCGGAAGGAAGTTCATTTCGATTACTTTTAATCCACCCCCCTGGCAGGTTTCGCATCTTCCGCCTTTTACATTGAAAGAGAATCTTCCCGGTTTGTATCCACGAATCTTACTTTCAGGCAATTCTGCAAAAAGGTTTCGGATATCTGTAAACATTCCGGTATACGTTGCCGGATTAGAACGTGGTGTTCTTCCAATAGGAGTTTGGTCTACGTCTACAATTTTATCAATATTATCAAGACCTTCGATCTTTTTGTAGGGCAAAGGTTCTTGAACTGCTCTATAGAAATGTTTGTTAAGGATCGGATATAATGTACCGTTGATCAGGGAAGATTTCCCGCTTCCAGAAATTCCGGTTACCACCACCAGTTTTCCAAGAGGAACATCCAGGGTAACATTTTTCAGGTTATTTCCTGTTGCTCCTTTCAGAACGATATTTTTTCCGCTCCCTGCTCTTCTTTCTGCCGGAATTTCAATTTTCCTTTTCCCGTTGATATACTGAGCGGTGATGGTATCTGCTTTTAAAAGATCTTTCGGCTTCCCCTGCCAAAGGATTTCCCCCCCGAATTTTCCGGCTCTTGGACCGATATCCAATACCTCATCGGCTTCCAGAATCATGTCTTTATCATGTTCTACTACTAAAACAGAGTTTCCAATATCTCTAAGATTCTTTAAGGAATGGATCAGTCTTTCATTATCTCTCTGATGAAGTCCGATACTTGGTTCATCCAGAATATACAAAACGTTCACAAGTTGGGACCCAATTTGTGTTGCCAGACGAATCCTCTGTGATTCTCCTCCTGAAAGGGTTTTTGAACTTCTGCTTAAGCTTAGATAATCCAATCCGACATCCAGCAGGAACTGAAGTCTGGTTTCAATTTCCTTTAAGATCTCGTGAGCAATGATTTTATTTTTCTCAGAGAATTTATCTTTTACATCGGCCAGCCATTCTTTTAAATCTGCTAAACTTAATCCATTGACTTCAGCAATATTCTTTCCGTCAATTTTAAAACTTAGGCTTGATGGCTGAAGACGGGTTCCACCACATTCCGGACATGTTTCTTCCGTTGTGAAATGTCTTTCCAGCAAAATAGCTTCGTAAGATTCTCTTTCCTCAATAATTTCTTCCATGAAGGCAATCAAACCATCAAAGCTGATCTTAATCTTCTTGGTAATCCCGGCATATTTCAGATCCTTATTGAACTCTTTGTGGCATCCGTTGTAGATATAATCCAAAGCTTCTTCAGGAATATCCTGTAATGGTGTTGTCATTCCCAATCCGAAGATTTCTAGAATGTTCTTGATCTGTGCCAGAATCCATTTATTAGATTTAATATCTTCCAATGGTAATAATCCTCCCTGGTTGATTGATAGTTTCGGATTATCAATGAAATAATCTGTATTGATTTTTTTGATGGTTCCCAGTCCTTTACAGTTCGGACAGCTTCCTTTTGGAGAGTTGAATGAAAAAGTATTCGGTTCCGGTAATGCTAAGGAATGTCCTGTTTCAGCATCCATCAGGTTTTTAGAGAAATATTCAATATCTGTACTTCCCAGTTTCTGAATTCCGATAATTCCTTCTCCCATTTCCATTGCGGTACGGAGAGATTTTTCCATTCTGCCTTCAGAAGCGTTTTCCCCAATGATCCAACGATCGATAACAATATCAATATCGTGGGTTTTATAGCGGTCCAGCTTTAAATCATATTCGATATCCTGTAATTCCCCATCAATTCTTGCCTGTCCATACCCTTTCTTAGCCATCTGTACGAAAAGTTCATGATAGTGTCCTTTTCTGGAACGCACAACAGGAGCTAATAGCATGATCTTTTCTCCTTGATAGTTCTCCTTAATGGTATCAAGAATCTGGTCTTCAGTATAACTTACCAGTTTCTGCCCGGTAGATAATGAATAAGCATCTGAAACTCTTGCATACAAAAGACGAAGGAAGTCATACAGTTCTGTAACGGTTCCTACGGTAGAACGCGGGTTTTTATTCGTTGTTTTCTGCTCAATGGCAATAACGGGTGAAAGTCCTTCAATTTTATCTACATCAGGACGCTCTAACCCACCCAAAAACTGACGGGCATAGGCAGAGAATGTTTCTATATAACGACGCTGACCTTCTGCAAAAATAGTATCAAAAGCCAGTGAAGATTTTCCACTCCCGGAAAGCCCGGTAATCACTACCAGTTCATTACGTGGGATCTTAACATTAATATTCTTCAGGTTGTGTTCACGTGCTCCGTAAACTTCTATATATTCTGTTGATTTGCTCATAATTTGGAATGACTTTGCCTGAAAATCACAACGTGCAAAATTACGGAATTTTTATGAATTTTTTTTTATCCTGACGGGGTTAAAATTTTCATAATGGAAGTTTATTTCTGTTGAATCGCATCACCATATTTATATAAATACTGTTTATAGGTTTTTGGATAGACTTTAAATTATACAACGGACTAAAGTCCGTTTCTATTGAATTTATTTTCCCACAGATTACGCTGATTTTCACAAATACCTGTGGATATGATCATGTTGAATCTTTAAGCATGGATGATTATAGCAGACTCATTTATTGAACAACAGATCTTAATAATTTATTATTACAATTATGGCTTACTTACATAATATTCCCAAACTGCATTTCCTATATCTGCAATGATCTTTTCTGTATCTTTCATTTCTTCATTGATATTTTTAAGATAGACGGATAAGATGAAATGTTTTCCATTGGGAAGCTTTGCAATTCCTACATCGTTCATTGCTGCTCTTATATTCTGTTCATTTCTTCCTGAGATTCCTGTACGATGGGCTAATTCTGTTCCTGCCGGTAAACCTGCCTTCATCCAGGTTAATCCTCTAGACGTTTCTACCATGATCTGGTATAAGTATTTTGTAGTCTCCTTTTTCAGAACCTTTCCTTTGTAGAATTTTTCTAAAAGGTCGGTTGTTGCCAAAGGGGTTGATGTATTCACAAAATAGGATTCAAAGGTATTCATCTGTTGTTCATTGAGTCGTATAGTGAAATCTTTAATGCCCTGTTGGTTGATAAATTTTTGAACAACCGGAGCTCCACCTACCACCCTCAACAGGATATCGCAGCCATTATTATCACTGTGAGAAACGGTATATCTTAATAATTGATCTAATGTCAAATACATATTTCCATTCGGAAATTCTTCTCTGATTGGGCTCCATGTTTCGGGTAGCAATTCTTCTTTTTTAATAAAAAATTTCTGATCCAACTTTAGCTTCCCTTTATCTACATGGTTTAACACAGTTAATGCAATATGGAATTTAAAAACACTCAGCATGGGCATTGCTCTATTTCCGTTGATGCTCAACGTATCTTTATCTTCAATACCTTTTACAGAAACTCCAACAGTTGCATTTTTTGTTGATATGATGGTATTTATTTTATCCCTGAGATTCTGTATCGTCTGGCTCTTTAACGGAATGCTAAAAAGGCAAATTGATATAAAAAGAGATGCTTTTTTCATTGGATTTGAATCGTTTAGTTTTTTACTGTATTAAATTTCTGAATCTTAATATAAAAAATGCCGTAACAAATACGGCATTTCATATTTTAACTTGATTGTTGACGTTACAAGGAATCAAAGAACTTATTTCACAAAAGAATTATAGGCTCCCAATACACTTTCATAAGATGAATCAATCTGCTGGATGTCGTTATCCTGAATTTTTCCTTTCTCTTTAGCGTCTCTAATCAGTTTTCTGTACAGATCTAAAAAGTTAGAGGCATTTTTGTTGAAGCTGTCAAATTGAGATTTTTTATAAGAATACTGTTGATCTTTCACATTAAAGTTTAGCTTAGCATTCGCTTCTAGGGCTTTGGCAAATTCATCATACTTTTTCTGAGCTTCCGCTTCATTGAATTGTCCGGAATATTGTTTTCCTAAAAGATCGATTACAGAATCTAATGAATTCATTACGTTTTTGGAAGAAATAATATACTCCTTCATTGGATGATCCTTCAAAATAACCTCTTCCGCAGCATCAGTAGCGGGTTTGATCTTCATCATAATGTTTTCCCCGGCCGCATAAAAAGCATTGACATCCCCCTCAATTTCTTTTCTGATGGCTTCAGCTTTTGCTCCTTTATCATCTTTATAGTCTTCGGAAGTCATATAAGACTTAAGCTCTTCGAGTTTTTTATCTATATTTTCTTTTTTGGCTTTATAAACACCAAATTCTTTTTCAATAGCAGATTTCTCTTTATCAAAGCCCGAGGGAACTTCCTTAATTTTTGAAAAGGAATAATCCATTGAGCTCAAAACAATCGGCATGATCAGCACATTTTCTCCTTTTGATTTAGCAACGGCCTCATCTGCATATTTTAAAATCCTTTCAATATGCTTGGATGTACTTTTGTAAGAGTCTATAAAATTGTTATTAAAATCAATAATAGCATTTGCATCTGCCTCGCTACCCATGTTTAAAACCGTATTACCTAGTTTTCCGGCACCTTTTTTACAGCTTATCGCTGTAGCAGTCAAAGACAGAGCCATCGCAAGTACAATAATCTTCTTCATATTTTTTTATTTTAATATTTAAATTTACATATCCTGAAATTCTACGTCTTCATTCGTTACTTTCACCAAATATTCAATGCCATCTATTGCTTTGGCAATAATTTGATTTCTGGTAATGTTGGCCATATTTTCCCAATATGCCCTACCGTAGAAAGAATAATTTTGCGGAACAATTTCGACCTCAACAGTTCTTACAAAACCTTCTTTAGGCTTGTTGCTGATCATCGTTCCTCTTCTTACCCTAACTTCTCTCAATTCGTCTTTGAGAATCATTCGGCAATAATTTTTAACGTCTTCAAGGGAAATAATTTTATCCCTTGTTGTTAATGCATATTTATAAGCTTGAATACTGTCAGTTCCTTTTTGCTCTTCGGCACCGCCTAATGTTTCTGTAAGCAATACAACAGTCTGTGATTTCAACTGATTGGAAAGTTCTGTTCCCGGACGCATGTGATTGGCAAGTGTACAGTGTGTGATCCAAAAAGCAGCATACGTATGATCTGTTTTTTCTACAGGTTCCATGATTACATAATTCAGCTCCTGTCTGATGTTTCTCTTGGCGTTGTTTACTTTCTGTACCATAGATTTCATCTTGTCAGACATTTCGCTGAGCACCCCTTTTACATTATCTCTGTTTAAAAGTGAGAATGCTGCGATTTCATCTCTTGTCAGTTCCAGAACATTGGCAATCATATCCACAGCATTTCTGCTTGTGAATCGTTCCATTCCTCCTTTTCTTACAGTGTACAATCCTTTTTTAAGATTATCAGCAGGTGTAAATGGTATTTCCGTGTATTTTCTTCCTTCTCCGTCCTGTACTTCATCTACATATAGGAAATGTTCTCCTTCGTCCGTTACTAAAGGAATGTTGTTCCCCATAATGTCAAGACTATATTCTGTTTTTTTCCAACCTCTGTTATAAATTGGAAATGCATTCAGTACAAAGGAGAAGTTATCAAGGATTTCGGCTGAGAATTGGGGTGGGAATTCAAAAGTAAGCCATAAATAACGTTTATTATCCAGATATTTTACAATCTCTTCTTTTCCGGCAAGGAAGTCAAGATTTTGCGGAAGTTGTCCCGGTTCTGAAAACAGGCTGCTGGACAGCCCAGTGACCTCAATAAACTTATGGCGATAGATACTTTTAATATCTTCAATTACTTTACTGCGTATGGATTGTTCTTTAAACATCTGCTCATATCCATCCGGAGTACTTTCTGTGAGATAACTTAACCCTTCTCTTACAAACAAAGGATTTCCATTACTTGAAACCGTAATATAAGGTAATAGTTTATATACAAAATCCAAATGCTCAAAAGCCGGATTGGAGCAAAAAACACTCATATATTTTGGGAAGTATTCACTCACATATTTGCTGACATCAACCCCCACTGTGATCTTTCTATAGTCTTCGGGTCTTCCGTTAAATCTTGCAATAGGAATTTTGTTGAATCTGTCATCAATACTGTAGCAGGTATTCCCTACAAACATTACTGAAGTGTGAACTTTATTGATTCTTACGTTCCCAACCGGAGTGAAAGGAATATTCAGTTGCTTATCTGATTCCGATTTTACTGTGGAAGTCATCTGCTTACGAAAGAAAAACTCCGTGTGCTCTAATAAAACCTCAGTAGAATCATAAGGCTGGGTGAAAGCCACTGCATGTGCCGGAATGGGGTGAGTATAAATAGATGGTGTTAACAGTTTTGCCAGTTTTTCAAGAATTCGGGCATTAACGGTCTGTATTTCATTATTCGCTTTAAAAACTTCTGTACTGAATGCATCAATCAATAGTTTTACAAATGGATCTAAAGACTGCGGACTTTTCAATCCCCATACTTTAGTAGCATTCTGCAGCATTCTTGCTTTTACAGATTCTTTGGAATAAATATTTTGATCTAGGTTCATAATTTTTTTTCGCTGTTAAAAATATTAATCAATAGACATCGGGCTCAGGAATAGCTCTGTTGTAAAGCTGAAACGTTCTCCTGTTTCCTCCATCTTGGCATTGATGGCAATTCTTACTTTCTTTTTGATTTCGGTGTGTTCTTTGGTATCGTAACTGTGTTCTACAAATTGAATATGGGCATCTATCTGTGGTTGTACAATTCTTGGTTCATATTCCTGGATCTGCCTTCTTAGACTTTTAACAAAAACGTTTTCCCAGATGGCACTTGTTACTCCATTATCGAATTCCAGGTTCCAAACATCGTTTCCATAGTTTTCATCATATCTGTTCTCCCCTTTTTTGGTGGTGATCAGCAGCATAA from Chryseobacterium indologenes encodes the following:
- the bla gene encoding class A beta-lactamase, subclass A2 codes for the protein MKKASLFISICLFSIPLKSQTIQNLRDKINTIISTKNATVGVSVKGIEDKDTLSINGNRAMPMLSVFKFHIALTVLNHVDKGKLKLDQKFFIKKEELLPETWSPIREEFPNGNMYLTLDQLLRYTVSHSDNNGCDILLRVVGGAPVVQKFINQQGIKDFTIRLNEQQMNTFESYFVNTSTPLATTDLLEKFYKGKVLKKETTKYLYQIMVETSRGLTWMKAGLPAGTELAHRTGISGRNEQNIRAAMNDVGIAKLPNGKHFILSVYLKNINEEMKDTEKIIADIGNAVWEYYVSKP
- a CDS encoding DUF3829 domain-containing protein; protein product: MKKIIVLAMALSLTATAISCKKGAGKLGNTVLNMGSEADANAIIDFNNNFIDSYKSTSKHIERILKYADEAVAKSKGENVLIMPIVLSSMDYSFSKIKEVPSGFDKEKSAIEKEFGVYKAKKENIDKKLEELKSYMTSEDYKDDKGAKAEAIRKEIEGDVNAFYAAGENIMMKIKPATDAAEEVILKDHPMKEYIISSKNVMNSLDSVIDLLGKQYSGQFNEAEAQKKYDEFAKALEANAKLNFNVKDQQYSYKKSQFDSFNKNASNFLDLYRKLIRDAKEKGKIQDNDIQQIDSSYESVLGAYNSFVK
- a CDS encoding type VI secretion system baseplate subunit TssF, which encodes MNLDQNIYSKESVKARMLQNATKVWGLKSPQSLDPFVKLLIDAFSTEVFKANNEIQTVNARILEKLAKLLTPSIYTHPIPAHAVAFTQPYDSTEVLLEHTEFFFRKQMTSTVKSESDKQLNIPFTPVGNVRINKVHTSVMFVGNTCYSIDDRFNKIPIARFNGRPEDYRKITVGVDVSKYVSEYFPKYMSVFCSNPAFEHLDFVYKLLPYITVSSNGNPLFVREGLSYLTESTPDGYEQMFKEQSIRSKVIEDIKSIYRHKFIEVTGLSSSLFSEPGQLPQNLDFLAGKEEIVKYLDNKRYLWLTFEFPPQFSAEILDNFSFVLNAFPIYNRGWKKTEYSLDIMGNNIPLVTDEGEHFLYVDEVQDGEGRKYTEIPFTPADNLKKGLYTVRKGGMERFTSRNAVDMIANVLELTRDEIAAFSLLNRDNVKGVLSEMSDKMKSMVQKVNNAKRNIRQELNYVIMEPVEKTDHTYAAFWITHCTLANHMRPGTELSNQLKSQTVVLLTETLGGAEEQKGTDSIQAYKYALTTRDKIISLEDVKNYCRMILKDELREVRVRRGTMISNKPKEGFVRTVEVEIVPQNYSFYGRAYWENMANITRNQIIAKAIDGIEYLVKVTNEDVEFQDM
- a CDS encoding GPW/gp25 family protein, translating into MDTPNYRMPFVPSTLMTEGGSIDTCDMGESIAHNIMLLITTKKGENRYDENYGNDVWNLEFDNGVTSAIWENVFVKSLRRQIQEYEPRIVQPQIDAHIQFVEHSYDTKEHTEIKKKVRIAINAKMEETGERFSFTTELFLSPMSID